The proteins below come from a single Papaver somniferum cultivar HN1 chromosome 11, ASM357369v1, whole genome shotgun sequence genomic window:
- the LOC113324704 gene encoding uncharacterized protein LOC113324704, with the protein MNFQVPKLPEFDEKTDDPDKHVLHYETSMTLRQYIDELMCKMFPRSLAGRSIKWFNQLPTQSIVTYHEMVGELFFHYKYNRRDWKGCHTLFLIGIRKEESIRQFTRRFKQDLADVDGANDQIVIEAYKQEYQYDQRGVYGSLVKIPPKTLEELYDPAEEYARVEDDSKSRETRDVNRSSNHPNDGKKDKSKNRSSE; encoded by the coding sequence ATGAATTTTCAAGTTCCAAAGTTGCCAGAATTCGATGAGAAAACGGATGATCCAGATAAGCATGTTTTACACTATGAAACTTCCATGACTCTACGGCAGTACATCGATGAGTTGATGTGCAAAATGTTTCCACGGTCACTGGCTGGTAGATCAATAAAGTGGTTCAATCAGCTCCCGACACAGTCGATCGTTACTTACCATGAGATGGTTGGAGAATTATTCTTTCACTACAAGTACAACAGACGTGATTGGAAGGGATGCCACACATTGTTCCTTATAGGAATTCGGAAGGAAGAAAGCATCAGACAGTTTACTCGACGCTTCAAGCAAGATTTGGCTGATGTGGATGGTGCCAACGACCAAATCGTAATCGAAGCTTACAAACAGGAATACCAATATGATCAAAGAGGTGTGTACGGTTCCTTAGTCAAGATACCACCAAAGACTCTGGAAGAACTGTATGATCCAGCAGAAGAATACGCTCGAGTTGAGGATGACTCCAAATCTCGAGAGACAAGAGATGTTAACAGATCATCCAATCATCCAAATGATGGGAAGAAAGACAAGTCAAAGAACCGTTCGAGCGAATAG
- the LOC113324705 gene encoding uncharacterized protein LOC113324705, which produces MSGHSCGLAFSDTSKLRMTKTFIKNIIKDDIRVSAKQKSVADIQDLFFREYQVDLRYHQAYRGLKHCKECIWGDNIKSYSDFLWCEEAVKRYNLGCVINFEFNVQNRQFERFFIYFEACITGFNKYCRPMLIIDATFLTGKFRGGIMIACGKTGNQEIFPVSFGIVSGENSDNWRWFLENLKGIVDVDRPLTIISDRGTELLNTVPKIFSNDFHSYCSAVTKEQFLKEVSSMVNLKLFSVIEWMNKIPLKNWSAHEFEGERFGELTSNVVESFNSFIRHEKRLKAIELIECIRARTMETMWKRKLAASN; this is translated from the exons ATGTCGGGGCATTCTTGTGGTTTGGCGTTCTCTGATACTTCAAAGCTTCGAATGACGAAGACTTTTATCAAGAACATTATAAAAGACGATATTAGAGTTTCAGCTAAGCAGAAATCGGTTGCTGACATTCAAGATTTGTTTTTCAGAGAGTATCAAGTTGACCTAAGATACCATCAAGCATATCGTGGACTGAAACATTGTAAAGAATGTATTTGGGGAGATAATATCAAGTCGTATTCTGACTTCTTGTGGTGTGAAGAAGCTGTGAAGCGTTATAATCTTGGATGCGTCATCAACTTTGAGTTTAATGTTCAAAACCGGCAGTTTGAgaggttttttatttattttgaagctTGCATTACAGGGTTCAACAAGTATTGCCGTCCTATGCTGATAATAGATGCTACGTTTCTTACTGGAAAGTTCAGAGGTGGTATTATGATAGCTTGTGGGAAAACTGGCAACCAAG AGATATTTCCAGTTTCCTTTGGGATTGTTTCTGGCGAAAATAGTGATAATTGGCGCTGGTTTCTGGAAAATTTGAAGGGAATCGTTGATGTTGATCGTCCATTGACCATCATATCTGATCGTGGAACTGAACTTTTGAACACCGTTCCTAAAATATTTTCGAATGATTTTCACTCATATTGCTC TGCTGTCACCAAGGAGcaatttttgaaggaagtttcaagcatggtcaatttgaagttgttctctGTTATTGAGTGGATGAACAAGATCCCACTGAAGAACTGGTCTGCTCATGAGTTTGAAGGGGAAAGGTTTGGAGAACTTACATCCAATGTAGTTGAAAGCTTTAACAGCTTTATTAGGCACGAAAAGCGACTGAAAGCCATCGAGTTAATTGAATGTATTCGTGCTCGGACAATGGAGACAATGTGGAAGAGGAAGCTTGCAGCTAGCAACTGA